Proteins encoded by one window of Cucurbita pepo subsp. pepo cultivar mu-cu-16 chromosome LG14, ASM280686v2, whole genome shotgun sequence:
- the LOC111810153 gene encoding uncharacterized protein At4g00950-like → MRLATGENPSSTPPKLSLFSLPRQPPEPPGLVTPPLHASISVPFQWEEAPGKPRPFGIIEPNSKPKSARSLDLPPRLFTDTKVAHFSSPTTAVDDPVVGQDLSSNLSFRFPDTWAETATREGKHGKYVGSRRWMSFRKNKEVPKGASEIPRSAGGDNSGGRNAGSGEGETRVKITRFRSRRRLFRKSDTKSQLIASIYGSLKQVIPWRRKPDETRTVSQ, encoded by the exons ATGAGGCTTGCAACCGGGGAAAATCCGAGCTCGACGCCACCAAAGCTGTCTCTGTTTTCTCTTCCAAGACAGCCGCCGGAGCCACCGGGTCTGGTGACGCCTCCGCTGCACGCGTCAATTTCTGTGCCGTTTCAATGGGAGGAGGCACCAGGGAAACCGAGACCATTCGGAATTATTGAACCGAATTCAAAGCCCAAAAGTGCAAGATCCCTGGATCTGCCTCCGAGGCTATTCACTGACACCAAAGTGGCTcatttttcctctccaacGACCGCCGTGGACGACCCCGTTGTCGGCCAAGACCTGTCTTCCAATTTGTCGTTCAGGTTCCCCGACACGTGGGCGGAGACTGCGACAAGGGAGGGCAAGCATGGTAAATATGTCGGGTCCAGGCGGTGGATGAGCTTCAGGAAGAATAAGGAGGTTCCGAAGGGCGCGTCAGAAATACCGCGTTCGGCCGGCGGTGACAACAGCGGTGGCCGTAATGCTGGGAGTGGCGAGGGCGAAACGAGGGTGAAGATCACAAGGTTTAGGAGTAGAAGAAGGCTGTTTAGAAAATCGGATACAAAGTCGCAGTTGATC GCAAGTATCTATGGGAGCTTGAAGCAAGTGATTCCATGGAGACGCAAGCCGGATGAAACGAGAACAGTATCACAATGA